Genomic DNA from Schistosoma haematobium chromosome 1, whole genome shotgun sequence:
cattattattatcactattattattattgtcattattattagtagtagtacaacatatttcattatttaaactCTTTTCATCACATATTATTTGATGATGCTGGTGATTCGAGTTCTCTATTtgttgttttattatattttcaattgTTCTCGGTGCATTATTCTGATTGTATTCGTGTTTCATTTTGATCGTATCAGATTCATATTGATTATTCAACTGATTATCAATTATTTGTGATGATGTCATGTTTTCTCGCATGATTATTACCTCTTTTTTATCACCATTCTCCAAttggtttaatttattttgttgtttatcaATTGAATTCATGTGTTTATTATTCATAGTTAAAACAGTTGTTATTGTAGTCTTATCTTGTGAACTGTTATAATCATTTACTGTTATTGGACTAGGTGAACAACAAGGCGATGAACATGTAGTAGAATAATACGAATTAAATGTTACATTATGCATAAAAATATTTGGTGTAGATGGTTCACTTTTTATATGTGATATacattgactattattattattgttattatcattgttataagtaatatgtttattgttattgttattattttggtGATGATAATTGGTATCCATTGATAATATcaaattttttaataaaatttcttttgaacttttttgttgatttgttgatttacAGTTTGTTTTGTCTTGTGAACTAGATGTTGTTATTTCTTTCATTgtttcaatattatttcttttattgttgTCATATTGTTGTTGAATTGTATCTTTTATATGTTTACTTTCAATTATTTGATGatcttcaatattattaatattacaatTGTTACTATCATCATTTATAGAAAGTGATTTAATTAAAGTTGActgattttgttgttttttcaaTGTATAATTTGTTTCATTCAATGATTTCAATCTAATAATTACAGGTGAATTAGTAATTTTTGCTACAGTTGTATTCATTGTTGGAAGTATATAATCATTAAATTTTTTAATAGGACTATAACTTTTACTATTTTGATTTTCATAATTAACAGtattatgatgatgatcattTGAATTGACAAGTTCATTTAATTTAGTGTTGGATATTGTTGATGACGGTTGAATTAACTTTATATCATCATTGTTGATGATAGTGTTCTCTCGTTTGTTTGCTTTCAAATGTTGAATATAATGGTGATGATGCTGACGATAACGATGATGTATAGATTTGGAATTACATTCATTTTCTGATACTTTTGTTATTTTTGTTGTGGATGGCATTGATGTCAAGTTATAATTCGCtcgattatttgttttataagaTTCTTTTAATATTAAAACTGGTGAAGAGGATGGTGACACtgatgacgatgatgacgaCGTTGATACTGAAATAGGTGATTTTATTGATGCTTCTAATTCCGATTGATCCTTGTTATAATCATGTAGCGATTTTACTAGAAAAGGTTTAACACGTGAATAACACCGTTGGTAATAGCGACGATATCTTGACCGTGTTGTTTTCGGtgcagtagtagtcgtagtataCTGATGGTAATCGCTTTTGCGTTTATATTGATGGCGATGACGATGATCATACCGACTTTTCATTAAATAACATCCAATCAAGATAGAAAATGGTAATCCAAATATACAAATTAATATTATgctaaatattaaaatatacattttcaGTGTTAATTTAAGTCTCATTTCTGTAGAAATATTTGCTTGTTCATTGTTTAAATAGTGAGGATTTGTTTGATTATTTGCTTGAATAAAAATCTTTTCCTGACTTTTTAACTCATTCTGACTTAGTTGCTTAGTTATGTGTATGGTATTTGTCTTTTCATTGcctaaataaaaatttaaaggAATTAAAAAAAGTAGGATtgttaaataattttcttaTAGTTGCGAAAGTAAATAAAGTAATAGTAAATACTTATTATCTAAACTTGATCACCTTTAAGCTAACATTTCCAAAATCAGTCTAAAATTGTCTTAAATATGgattgtttataaatttaatattaGTCTAAAGCAGTCACTTAATGGCTTTCAATCAATAGGCCACATATTCAAAGTCAGCCTCACTCATTTCGGTCTTGAGGGTCGGGTAATATCATCAACTAGCTGTTACACAGACAGTGTGACTTAAATCCAAGTACAAAAATCTGTGCTTTGTAAATGAGTTAcattcgtttattattattattattattattattattattattattattattattattactattaatgttATACTTCTCATCAGTACTTTCGAAATAAATAAACGTCTATTTTACTCTGATTAGACGTGTGAAATTCATCTGTCAAATTTTTTccttcaatattttttttatatcatGGAAGTTCAGTCAAATTGATTTTGCATGTCTAATACAGTGAAGTTGTTTTAGCTCATATTCGAATTGGTGCTTTAAGAGTATTTTACTGATAATTAGAATCCCTAGATTTGATTATTTGTTCATAACTCAAATTTCAAAATGCAATGAAACAACCatcaagttttttttaattttaatggcTCATTCTATGTTATTTTGACTGAACTGCCTAATTTAACTATTCCATAAAAATATTACCCTTTCAACTGTTTCAAAAGAAGCTAGACTGGATTATTCTGAAGATAATTTGCTAGTGGATACTGTGACTCAGTAGTTAAATCGCTTAGTTTTCAGTCCCTATGTTGCTTATTCGAACTCCGCTCCATCTGCTTCGGTCGAGGCAATTGGGTAATATTAACCCTTTCACTTAAAATGTGGCTCGAAGCCAATTACATATATCTTGACCTGATAAATGAAATAGTAGtaaaattattttgtaatgtttgttttttgtatttgttattcAAATAATCTTTTGTTTGATTAATTTTTATGTGAATACTCGTGATATTTGCTTGTTTGTCCCTTATAAGAATAAGGttcatatacaaaattatttgtttataataatgtAGCTTGTAAAGttcatttttataaatgttCATAGAATATTGATGAATCCTAGTCCTTTTTTCCCTGCTGAAGTTACTTGAATTAAGTACAAATAAAGTACAGTTGGAAACTCTGGGTGACAAGGCTCAGAATCAAGTGTATACACTCACTGTCtccccttaaaccgtgagattaaaatagttttatacctttctttctacgaactaattccttctccctatatcatatccttatatgcaatctctttttttaaatatattactactattgaagtaactacttttgTAAactcggtgttcatcttgttgtgctaatgaagcgTGGCAATTTGGATCAATGTATataatgtgcctggtcctacgttgtagatgactgattgactgacaaaTACAGTAACAATATGGCTGAAGGCATAGTAGTCTTAATTTCTTGAGTGTATTTATGTGATAAGTAAACTTGCTTATTTTTCTCTGATTTTAAGTGAATAAGTATAACATTCACCTGCATATACAAAATCCAAATATGTACTAAACTGATGAATCATTAATGTATATTTTTGagtgaattattattagtaagcAAAcactttttattttgattatattttattttgttttagtgcAACAATCCTTCTAATGAAGAATGAGAATTGAAATTTTGGATGGATACACAAAATATATCCATATCTATTTGTTGCAATATCATCATTTTATCAGTggtttaaatgaaataagagaaacattattttttaaaactatatattcatttaattggAATTTATAATTGTATATACAATTACTAATTCATAGTTTGCCTAATTCTTATTTGTTGTTCTCTTCTATAGACAGTTGACTGCTTCAGTTTGCCGATGTGTAACGTTTGTTAATTGGTCGACTTAGCTAACTTCTCTCTTTCTCATACACATATCAATCATTTGCACCAACAAGAATTTATTAAAGGTTTTAGGAATGAATTCAGACATGAGCCACGTGGTAAATCATTCATATAACTGTctgtttttcaataatttcctaTGAAATGTTACGCAGTAACTATGCATCTCCAGATAACTACAGTTGAGTTTCTTTAAAGTAACACGGTATTTGACGGAGAGTCATCCTTGGCAgtttttcaaattgttttcaaaaGATAGAAACACAAGAGCACTTTATCTAGTTGTCTATTTCGTACTGGGAAGATTAcgttataattatttaaaacattaaataaggTAATCGGTAGTAGATGTGAACTAACTACTTTTTGGTGATTTTTCACCATGTCTTACGATTTAGTAGTACAATGTCAATCGCTGCCTATTTTTAATTCATAAGCTTAAGATGGTCCTCTTACAAATTAATGGTCATGTGTTTGGTTTTATAATTAATCATGTATGCCTTCTCAACAGTTTTAGATTTCTGAAATAGCTCTTAATTGTCTGTGACGTTACATGGTACAGGAAAAAATTTCAACGTGATAGGTGCATCGGTTTTGATTATCACTGTAACTGTTCTGAAAAAGATATGAATCAGTAAGCAGGAAAGTGTATATAAGCTAAACAGGTAGATGTAGAATATTAATATGTTCAGGGCTTACAAAGTCTGTGGTGTCAGTCCCATTATCATCAATCTTCAGTTATGTTACTAAGATCTTCAACCATTAATTCATAACATCTCGATAATCTGTGTTGATTTACTCGACACGATACGAATGTGAAGTCACTGATTTTATGGATTGTTGTCATGTTTTGATCTGAGCTCCttccataattttattattgttgaggATTGTTCAGAGTGTATCACAACACCACTTCCTTGTATTTAACTAAGTCAAATTTCCGTTCATTCTAAgtgatactgtggtgtgtgccacTGAattcgacagatataagtagtatgtatcatcaaacgcatgtgaaatgtctggcggcagaaggttaaaaagattaaagaaaagagaacgagaacagagaatgattggtgtggaaacgaaggaacaatcaaatctgagacgattgattgatattttacaaatggaaGTGTTTActttatggttctcatattGTACTAAgctgttctgtaattttatattcaaatacacTCGATTGTCCcacttgtattctcgttcactacaatactaacAATTTATTTCTCTGAAAGAAGTTGTTACACTTCAAGGGTTACCCCCTTTGACCTATTTCAAGGTGTTACAGGGAACCGAACTGTCTGTTATGCAGTGGTCTATTTGTGGAATTCATCGATTAATTTCAAAGTCCTCTAGATCATCCGAaacacgaaacgtcagaaaaattaaattttcatacCCGTTGGGATATCACGtattagttttattaataacaatttacccaatgctcagtttatttgaaattatgcgtcaaaccttgataatgacacttaaccattagacagCTTATAATTGAACAATCGAATTATTAAACTTTTAGGTTCAAGGTTCAGCGCGGTAGTGTAACCCTATACAATTAATTATCACATTAGTGTTGTTTGTACACACtaataataaagtataaaaTATGATTCTACTTACATCGTTCACAGCATTTATCTCTTGGCGGGAGTAATATATGTCTTAAATTCTCAATAGATTCCACAGATTGTTCACATGGTGGGCAGTGATCTGTGCAGACCCATCTATTGTCCTTGGCACATATACACAGTAAACTACGACATGTACGAAATAATAAAAGACGAGATCCAAAAGGAAAGACATCTGGATATTGTATAATATTTTCATTGTCTATCAGTGATGAGCATCCAGTGTTACGTGGTGTTAACGGTGATGATGGCTTTTGTGGAATAGTTTCATTCATTAATATCTggatcattttattttgttgctTCACGGAATCAGTATTCAACTCATCATTCTTTTGAATATCCTGCTTGAAACTGTTTGGTTTTTCTCGATCTGAACGATGTTAACGAATGGATAGAAATTAATGATAGAAAGTTAGCTATTTGGTAGTGAATCCAACTGCACAGAACGAATTAAACACTTAGGGGTTCAAACCTTGAAGTTACTGGTTGAAGGCTAAGAATTCAAACTATCACAAAGTGTAGCCAATAGTATAATATCGTTAGAATTACTCTGTAAATTCTGGGAAATACTGATATGCAGTCATTGGGCAAGTAAATTAAGACCTAGTGAATTCGTGTACATGAACGCTTCTCACAAAGTCACACTGTCCAGTCGGGATTGCTGTTGAGTAGCATCGTGGATACAGAATTTAGATACGTCGGATGTAATGTTTTATAAATAAGTCTGGATTTTGAGTACGTGACAGTGGAGCTTAAATAATCCAGTCAATATCAACAATGACGTTAAGTAAACCTCAATCGTTACCATATACCATACTCGTCGAAAGTATGATGGTAGTCGTAAGTACTGCTTTGGCGCTTGAAGCAAGGGATACTGAATTTAAATCAGTTGATATATAAATAGTAGGATACAGGTAATTCCAAACCATATTTCTTTAATAGGACAGAACGCCGTCCTGGATTTGTCGCCAGTCACTATTCAAAATAGTCattttaaaactattattagAATATAACGATTTGAAATGTATTACGAAAACTAGTAATCTTAGCAATATTCACAGAGATCGATTGGGTACCGATTATGAATATTGACGTTTAATTTACCTCTTGATTTATTGGATACTGTTTAGACATGATCACTCCCTTATCCTTTTCTCAGACTAGCTGAGGGTAAATGCAGATGAcagccaatatcaaagttgAAAAATCTCGACAAAAATATCACCTTCATGGAATGATGATCATATGTCGACCCGAAGTCCTAAATTTGAGTTGTATTTTATGGAATAAGTTGTCTTCCCTGTCAACATTACATATTTGCGtatagggtttgtggagattgttgaatctTGTGATTTTACATCTCAAACTTAATTTATTTGGACAATTATTAAACACTAAGGAGCACTAGCCAACTGCTTATGGAATTGGATTGCCCAATAGTTAACACCTTCGACCCCGCCAGTGCTCGAACCAAGGACCATAAGAGTTTCCATGGAGCGCTTTACTTTTACACCATTGACTTGACATCCTAGCTGAGGTCGGTTCGTGGTTTAAGATTACGTGTTAAATATGTTTGATATTTAAATAAGAGAGGAATGATCGATATGACTTACTAGACGTAAATGTAATTGGCTTTTATGAATTATAAACTGACTATTTAAATAACTTACTTTTTTGAGAGGGTAGAGCGCAGTATGAAGGGCAGCATTCATCTTCACTTGCCATTGGTATCTGTTCAGGTGGACAGAGAAATAATTGTTGACATGATTGTCGTTTACAACGATATGTTCGGTTTATTTCACATATACATTCAGTACAATGATCAAAACTTGGAATCCATCGTGTTCCAACTGCATGATATGTAATTTCTTGTCCAtccatataaaaacaatcatccTCATGCCAGATTAGGCGACCTATGCTTTTTGTTGAGTacggaaataataaaaaagaaatgctTTTATTAGGTAATTATTAGAATATAGTTTAAAACAGTTTGCccttattaattatatttttgtggGTTAACTACAATAATTCCATCATTCTCTTCTTACAATAATTAGTTTTATGACAAATCATATTTATACTTAATCTCGTAGTTTATAAGTTAAAGA
This window encodes:
- the WC2_10 gene encoding blue light receptor, variant 2 (EggNog:ENOG410IVGD~COG:K), giving the protein MTNLHRYFLLTMNYLFYSWIICINVNCFIHSIHEQHLIEQNYSQNNDNSIINNHNKPVGCIDSDGIWRGLFSTWMENPTCWCTCQPVSRMAVSVCDGCEISKSINNNNINNLNMNHNYMNDKNSLNNESLIEVFNPFDTIKTNSNEINQKRSVDNYHDHKISSGNSNSCYYAVTNTYYQHKDIWMSAEVPCVKCKCQHGNVHCVGEPHQCPSVCLPGQYSQPAGPCCHTICKGTVSKDITFEFASCLKIGVDTLHSHGEMITLTGICVDQKCQCVNGRWNCFDYCTPLSELSCPSDEMIIWDPFCCPRCRGDQTCSVNIDMKNWLSNPNEKTIDTFKRLDLNSTEWSQSLNNQQEKLLFEPITNINSKVNTEIITIQPGQQIVLEQGHCFCLNASIYCPRPGRLIWHEDDCFYMDGQEITYHAVGTRWIPSFDHCTECICEINRTYRCKRQSCQQLFLCPPEQIPMASEDECCPSYCALPSQKNREKPNSFKQDIQKNDELNTDSVKQQNKMIQILMNETIPQKPSSPLTPRNTGCSSLIDNENIIQYPDVFPFGSRLLLFRTCRSLLCICAKDNRWVCTDHCPPCEQSVESIENLRHILLPPRDKCCERCNEKTNTIHITKQLSQNELKSQEKIFIQANNQTNPHYLNNEQANISTEMRLKLTLKMYILIFSIILICIFGLPFSILIGCYLMKSRYDHRHRHQYKRKSDYHQYTTTTTAPKTTRSRYRRYYQRCYSRVKPFLVKSLHDYNKDQSELEASIKSPISVSTSSSSSSVSPSSSPVLILKESYKTNNRANYNLTSMPSTTKITKVSENECNSKSIHHRYRQHHHHYIQHLKANKRENTIINNDDIKLIQPSSTISNTKLNELVNSNDHHHNTVNYENQNSKSYSPIKKFNDYILPTMNTTVAKITNSPVIIRLKSLNETNYTLKKQQNQSTLIKSLSINDDSNNCNINNIEDHQIIESKHIKDTIQQQYDNNKRNNIETMKEITTSSSQDKTNCKSTNQQKSSKEILLKNLILSMDTNYHHQNNNNNNKHITYNNDNNNNNNSQCISHIKSEPSTPNIFMHNVTFNSYYSTTCSSPCCSPSPITVNDYNSSQDKTTITTVLTMNNKHMNSIDKQQNKLNQLENGDKKEVIIMRENMTSSQIIDNQLNNQYESDTIKMKHEYNQNNAPRTIENIIKQQIENSNHQHHQIICDEKSLNNEICCTTTNNNDNNNNSDNNNDDILLTHLLTESNENIPLYTCYYQQCNNTNTTEQFYNIPKKQNTWSNGNSNSDSHGPVTWPTIQHFTSHPILHR
- the WC2_10 gene encoding blue light receptor (EggNog:ENOG410IVGD~COG:K), with the translated sequence MSAEVPCVKCKCQHGNVHCVGEPHQCPSVCLPGQYSQPAGPCCHTICKGTVSKDITFEFASCLKIGVDTLHSHGEMITLTGICVDQKCQCVNGRWNCFDYCTPLSELSCPSDEMIIWDPFCCPRCRGDQTCSVNIDMKNWLSNPNEKTIDTFKRLDLNSTEWSQSLNNQQEKLLFEPITNINSKVNTEIITIQPGQQIVLEQGHCFCLNASIYCPRPGRLIWHEDDCFYMDGQEITYHAVGTRWIPSFDHCTECICEINRTYRCKRQSCQQLFLCPPEQIPMASEDECCPSYCALPSQKNREKPNSFKQDIQKNDELNTDSVKQQNKMIQILMNETIPQKPSSPLTPRNTGCSSLIDNENIIQYPDVFPFGSRLLLFRTCRSLLCICAKDNRWVCTDHCPPCEQSVESIENLRHILLPPRDKCCERCNEKTNTIHITKQLSQNELKSQEKIFIQANNQTNPHYLNNEQANISTEMRLKLTLKMYILIFSIILICIFGLPFSILIGCYLMKSRYDHRHRHQYKRKSDYHQYTTTTTAPKTTRSRYRRYYQRCYSRVKPFLVKSLHDYNKDQSELEASIKSPISVSTSSSSSSVSPSSSPVLILKESYKTNNRANYNLTSMPSTTKITKVSENECNSKSIHHRYRQHHHHYIQHLKANKRENTIINNDDIKLIQPSSTISNTKLNELVNSNDHHHNTVNYENQNSKSYSPIKKFNDYILPTMNTTVAKITNSPVIIRLKSLNETNYTLKKQQNQSTLIKSLSINDDSNNCNINNIEDHQIIESKHIKDTIQQQYDNNKRNNIETMKEITTSSSQDKTNCKSTNQQKSSKEILLKNLILSMDTNYHHQNNNNNNKHITYNNDNNNNNNSQCISHIKSEPSTPNIFMHNVTFNSYYSTTCSSPCCSPSPITVNDYNSSQDKTTITTVLTMNNKHMNSIDKQQNKLNQLENGDKKEVIIMRENMTSSQIIDNQLNNQYESDTIKMKHEYNQNNAPRTIENIIKQQIENSNHQHHQIICDEKSLNNEICCTTTNNNDNNNNSDNNNDDILLTHLLTESNENIPLYTCYYQQCNNTNTTEQFYNIPKKQNTWSNGNSNSDSHGPVTWPTIQHFTSHPILHR